In Lolium perenne isolate Kyuss_39 chromosome 5, Kyuss_2.0, whole genome shotgun sequence, the sequence ACTAACTCGACCTAGGAGTTCTGGTAATCTGTAAAGAATATCCCGGGGCCTGTCTTCTCTTTCCCTGTTCCTGTTCAGCCTGCAACTTTGCAAACGCCCTGCAGTGCAAAAAGATCAGTTCATCTTCTACAATTTCTCCAATGGAGGCCTCTTGCAAAGCCACGCTGAATCGATTACTGAACCTGTCCGCACATCCGAGAAATCTGTCCGCTCTGCTCTTCCGAGCTTTACCTAAGCTGCAGCATCTGTGTCTCCCTCCAACTTCACACAAGAAATTCAGTGTTGATCTGCCACCGATGGAATTGGAGGTTACACCGCCGGAGCTGCCACAGGACGTACTGATGGATATATTTGCCCTCCTGGAGATCCCTGACCTTGTACGCGCTGCATCCGTCTGCCCCTCATGGTGCTCCGCAAACACCAGCCTACAGAAGCTTTGTCAGTACAAACGCCCCCAGACGCCGTGCCTGCTCTACACCTCTGAAACCGATGGAGAGAGCGATGCGCGGCTCTACAGCCTCGTGGAGAAGAGGTCGTACAAGCTAACACTCCCGGAGCCTCCTATACGCGGAAGATATCTGATCGGCTCCTCAAACGGCTGGCTAGTTACCGTCGATGATAGGTCTGAGATGCACCTTCTCAATCCTATCACCTCCGAACAGATTGTTCTTCCCTCCGTCATCACCCTCGACCCGGTAGCACCCATCTTCGATGAGACAGGTGCCTTGTGCAAGTATAATTTTACGAGTCATGAATGGTGCCCACCTTTTACCGCTGATCTTGACGAGCTACGGTGGTGCCTCCATGACAGGGCATTTGTGTTCTATGATACATCCGCGAAACGTTATATCGTGGTGCTC encodes:
- the LOC127303090 gene encoding putative F-box protein At4g17565 yields the protein MEASCKATLNRLLNLSAHPRNLSALLFRALPKLQHLCLPPTSHKKFSVDLPPMELEVTPPELPQDVLMDIFALLEIPDLVRAASVCPSWCSANTSLQKLCQYKRPQTPCLLYTSETDGESDARLYSLVEKRSYKLTLPEPPIRGRYLIGSSNGWLVTVDDRSEMHLLNPITSEQIVLPSVITLDPVAPIFDETGALCKYNFTSHEWCPPFTADLDELRWCLHDRAFVFYDTSAKRYIVVLIHYPRGQLSFAWLGDDKWTLLPPHRNFHDCLYKDGLLYAVAQQREIFAFDVRGPMVTEKLILDRANDHIYRKIYIVQAPCDDLLQVWRIDEDVDSAPYDIHVGKIDIFKVDTTLAKLVKINSLDDLVLVLGYNQSLCLSAEEYPGLKANHVYFTDDHAFNIFGHKHNRRDIGVFDLANNTRGELVSPQCWSNWPPPIWITPALTELCPTTVPPHTTTVWSSQFCNQACLRAA